A single window of Drosophila suzukii chromosome 3, CBGP_Dsuzu_IsoJpt1.0, whole genome shotgun sequence DNA harbors:
- the Spf30 gene encoding survival of motor neuron-related-splicing factor 30 isoform X1 has product MEFNGIYFYIKWNFYLYKCGHAVHKVEAALQTDPENDELLKLRSDLGEVITLTRDLIQTQLEEQHKSSYVEPSSSKTASSNYFDEIEAALLEAEKLVSAAKIWKIGDKCQAKWKEDRQYYDATIEDISSKGEVNVIFDAYQNRSTTNVNELRERTTRNEVFPSNKRHRPNQKEYLKKRKQKKQQRFKDLEEERESDKNKWLNFTTKNQKKNGIKAKSIFASPDNVSGRVGVGTCGTAGKGMTDFTVGEKYRKGL; this is encoded by the exons atggAGTTCAatggtatttatttttacattaaATGGAATTTTTATCTGTATAAGTGCGGTCACGCTGTTCATAAG GTTGAAGCAGCTCTTCAAACTGACCCAGAAAATGACGAACTTTTAAAACTCAGAAGTGATCTTGGCGAAGTCATTACTCTTACTCGCGATCTAATACAAACTCAACTAGAAGAACAACATAAATCCTCATATGTGGAGCCGTCTTCAAGTAAAACAGCGTCCTCTAATTATTTCGACGAAATTGAAGCTGCACTTTTAGAAGCAGAAAAATTAGTCTCAGCTGCTAAGATTTGGAAGATTGGGGACAAGTGTCAAGCTAAATGGAAAGAAGATCGTCAGTACTACGACGCAACTATTGAAGATATATCAAGCAAAGGCGAAGTCAATGTAATATTTGATGCCTATCAAAATAGATCTACGACAAATGTGAACGAGCTGCGAGAACGCACTACTCGCAACGAAGTTTTTCCTTCCAACAA GCGTCATAGGCCCAATCAAAAAGAATACTTAAAAAAACGGaagcaaaaaaaacaacagcGATTCAAGGACTTGGAAGAGGAACGTgaatccgacaaaaataaatggCTAAACTTCACcactaaaaatcaaaaaaaaaacggtaTAAAGGCAAAAAGTATATTCGCCTCTCCAGATAACGTAAGCGGCAGAGTAGGAGTCGGTACGTGTGGGACTGCAGGAAAAGGAATGACTGATTTTACTGTGGGCGAAAAATATAGAAAGGGTCTTTAA
- the Spf30 gene encoding survival of motor neuron-related-splicing factor 30 isoform X3, translating into MADDLQNYKLQLQQVEAALQTDPENDELLKLRSDLGEVITLTRDLIQTQLEEQHKSSYVEPSSSKTASSNYFDEIEAALLEAEKLVSAAKIWKIGDKCQAKWKEDRQYYDATIEDISSKGEVNVIFDAYQNRSTTNVNELRERTTRNEVFPSNKRHRPNQKEYLKKRKQKKQQRFKDLEEERESDKNKWLNFTTKNQKKNGIKAKSIFASPDNVSGRVGVGTCGTAGKGMTDFTVGEKYRKGL; encoded by the exons ATGGCGGACGATTTACAAAACTACAAATTGCAGTTGCAACAG GTTGAAGCAGCTCTTCAAACTGACCCAGAAAATGACGAACTTTTAAAACTCAGAAGTGATCTTGGCGAAGTCATTACTCTTACTCGCGATCTAATACAAACTCAACTAGAAGAACAACATAAATCCTCATATGTGGAGCCGTCTTCAAGTAAAACAGCGTCCTCTAATTATTTCGACGAAATTGAAGCTGCACTTTTAGAAGCAGAAAAATTAGTCTCAGCTGCTAAGATTTGGAAGATTGGGGACAAGTGTCAAGCTAAATGGAAAGAAGATCGTCAGTACTACGACGCAACTATTGAAGATATATCAAGCAAAGGCGAAGTCAATGTAATATTTGATGCCTATCAAAATAGATCTACGACAAATGTGAACGAGCTGCGAGAACGCACTACTCGCAACGAAGTTTTTCCTTCCAACAA GCGTCATAGGCCCAATCAAAAAGAATACTTAAAAAAACGGaagcaaaaaaaacaacagcGATTCAAGGACTTGGAAGAGGAACGTgaatccgacaaaaataaatggCTAAACTTCACcactaaaaatcaaaaaaaaaacggtaTAAAGGCAAAAAGTATATTCGCCTCTCCAGATAACGTAAGCGGCAGAGTAGGAGTCGGTACGTGTGGGACTGCAGGAAAAGGAATGACTGATTTTACTGTGGGCGAAAAATATAGAAAGGGTCTTTAA
- the Spf30 gene encoding survival of motor neuron-related-splicing factor 30 isoform X2 encodes MADDLQNYKLQLQQNNSAWYMVEAALQTDPENDELLKLRSDLGEVITLTRDLIQTQLEEQHKSSYVEPSSSKTASSNYFDEIEAALLEAEKLVSAAKIWKIGDKCQAKWKEDRQYYDATIEDISSKGEVNVIFDAYQNRSTTNVNELRERTTRNEVFPSNKRHRPNQKEYLKKRKQKKQQRFKDLEEERESDKNKWLNFTTKNQKKNGIKAKSIFASPDNVSGRVGVGTCGTAGKGMTDFTVGEKYRKGL; translated from the exons ATGGCGGACGATTTACAAAACTACAAATTGCAGTTGCAACAG AACAATTCAGCATGGTACATG GTTGAAGCAGCTCTTCAAACTGACCCAGAAAATGACGAACTTTTAAAACTCAGAAGTGATCTTGGCGAAGTCATTACTCTTACTCGCGATCTAATACAAACTCAACTAGAAGAACAACATAAATCCTCATATGTGGAGCCGTCTTCAAGTAAAACAGCGTCCTCTAATTATTTCGACGAAATTGAAGCTGCACTTTTAGAAGCAGAAAAATTAGTCTCAGCTGCTAAGATTTGGAAGATTGGGGACAAGTGTCAAGCTAAATGGAAAGAAGATCGTCAGTACTACGACGCAACTATTGAAGATATATCAAGCAAAGGCGAAGTCAATGTAATATTTGATGCCTATCAAAATAGATCTACGACAAATGTGAACGAGCTGCGAGAACGCACTACTCGCAACGAAGTTTTTCCTTCCAACAA GCGTCATAGGCCCAATCAAAAAGAATACTTAAAAAAACGGaagcaaaaaaaacaacagcGATTCAAGGACTTGGAAGAGGAACGTgaatccgacaaaaataaatggCTAAACTTCACcactaaaaatcaaaaaaaaaacggtaTAAAGGCAAAAAGTATATTCGCCTCTCCAGATAACGTAAGCGGCAGAGTAGGAGTCGGTACGTGTGGGACTGCAGGAAAAGGAATGACTGATTTTACTGTGGGCGAAAAATATAGAAAGGGTCTTTAA
- the Spf30 gene encoding survival of motor neuron-related-splicing factor 30 isoform X5 produces the protein MVHGMLVEAALQTDPENDELLKLRSDLGEVITLTRDLIQTQLEEQHKSSYVEPSSSKTASSNYFDEIEAALLEAEKLVSAAKIWKIGDKCQAKWKEDRQYYDATIEDISSKGEVNVIFDAYQNRSTTNVNELRERTTRNEVFPSNKRHRPNQKEYLKKRKQKKQQRFKDLEEERESDKNKWLNFTTKNQKKNGIKAKSIFASPDNVSGRVGVGTCGTAGKGMTDFTVGEKYRKGL, from the exons ATGGTACATGGTATGCTG GTTGAAGCAGCTCTTCAAACTGACCCAGAAAATGACGAACTTTTAAAACTCAGAAGTGATCTTGGCGAAGTCATTACTCTTACTCGCGATCTAATACAAACTCAACTAGAAGAACAACATAAATCCTCATATGTGGAGCCGTCTTCAAGTAAAACAGCGTCCTCTAATTATTTCGACGAAATTGAAGCTGCACTTTTAGAAGCAGAAAAATTAGTCTCAGCTGCTAAGATTTGGAAGATTGGGGACAAGTGTCAAGCTAAATGGAAAGAAGATCGTCAGTACTACGACGCAACTATTGAAGATATATCAAGCAAAGGCGAAGTCAATGTAATATTTGATGCCTATCAAAATAGATCTACGACAAATGTGAACGAGCTGCGAGAACGCACTACTCGCAACGAAGTTTTTCCTTCCAACAA GCGTCATAGGCCCAATCAAAAAGAATACTTAAAAAAACGGaagcaaaaaaaacaacagcGATTCAAGGACTTGGAAGAGGAACGTgaatccgacaaaaataaatggCTAAACTTCACcactaaaaatcaaaaaaaaaacggtaTAAAGGCAAAAAGTATATTCGCCTCTCCAGATAACGTAAGCGGCAGAGTAGGAGTCGGTACGTGTGGGACTGCAGGAAAAGGAATGACTGATTTTACTGTGGGCGAAAAATATAGAAAGGGTCTTTAA
- the Spf30 gene encoding survival of motor neuron-related-splicing factor 30 isoform X4, whose translation MQSVPTLKFDTVEAALQTDPENDELLKLRSDLGEVITLTRDLIQTQLEEQHKSSYVEPSSSKTASSNYFDEIEAALLEAEKLVSAAKIWKIGDKCQAKWKEDRQYYDATIEDISSKGEVNVIFDAYQNRSTTNVNELRERTTRNEVFPSNKRHRPNQKEYLKKRKQKKQQRFKDLEEERESDKNKWLNFTTKNQKKNGIKAKSIFASPDNVSGRVGVGTCGTAGKGMTDFTVGEKYRKGL comes from the exons ATGCAAAGTGTGCCAACACTTAAGTTTGACACT GTTGAAGCAGCTCTTCAAACTGACCCAGAAAATGACGAACTTTTAAAACTCAGAAGTGATCTTGGCGAAGTCATTACTCTTACTCGCGATCTAATACAAACTCAACTAGAAGAACAACATAAATCCTCATATGTGGAGCCGTCTTCAAGTAAAACAGCGTCCTCTAATTATTTCGACGAAATTGAAGCTGCACTTTTAGAAGCAGAAAAATTAGTCTCAGCTGCTAAGATTTGGAAGATTGGGGACAAGTGTCAAGCTAAATGGAAAGAAGATCGTCAGTACTACGACGCAACTATTGAAGATATATCAAGCAAAGGCGAAGTCAATGTAATATTTGATGCCTATCAAAATAGATCTACGACAAATGTGAACGAGCTGCGAGAACGCACTACTCGCAACGAAGTTTTTCCTTCCAACAA GCGTCATAGGCCCAATCAAAAAGAATACTTAAAAAAACGGaagcaaaaaaaacaacagcGATTCAAGGACTTGGAAGAGGAACGTgaatccgacaaaaataaatggCTAAACTTCACcactaaaaatcaaaaaaaaaacggtaTAAAGGCAAAAAGTATATTCGCCTCTCCAGATAACGTAAGCGGCAGAGTAGGAGTCGGTACGTGTGGGACTGCAGGAAAAGGAATGACTGATTTTACTGTGGGCGAAAAATATAGAAAGGGTCTTTAA